GACCGACCTGGTCGTGCCGGAAGGCGAGCACAGCATCACCTGGAACGCGGTCGACGGGCTCTTCCGGGTGATCATGTTCGTGCTCTACCTGCTGATCATCTCGAAGCTGCCGGACATGGCGCGGGTCTTCGAGTACCACGGTGCCGAGCACAAGAGCATCCACGCCTTCGAGAACGGCAGGAGCCTCGACGCCGACGGCGCGCGGCCTTACACGACCCTGCACCCGCGCTGCGGCACGAGCTTCCTCTTCTTCGTGATGCTGATCTCGATCGTGGTCTTCTCGTTCCTGGGCCGGCCCGAGACCATCGCCGACCGCCTGCAGCGCCTGGCCTTCGTGCCGATCATCGGCGGGCTGGCCTACGAGGCCATCAAGCTGTCCGGCAAGTACGCCAAGGCCTGGTTCATCCAGCCGGCCATCGCGCCGGGGCTGCTGCTCCAGAAGATCACCACCAGCGAGCCCGACGACGACCAGCTTTCGGTGGCCATGGCCGCACTGCGGTCGGTGCTCACGCCGGAGGCCGACGATTTCCGCGAGCGGGTCTACTACGACATGCCCGCCGCATCAGGGGACCCTGCCGCCGAAGCCGACCCGGACGTGCGTCCCGAGGCCGGTGTGGGAGAATCCGCTTGAAAGCCAACGTCGAGACCCTGCGCGCCCGCTACGCCGAGCTGGGGGAGGCCCTGTCCCGGCCCGATGCGGTGAAGGACCAGAACAACTACCGCAAG
The window above is part of the bacterium genome. Proteins encoded here:
- a CDS encoding DUF1385 domain-containing protein, whose product is MSANEHLANHPDQPAAIGAEEARCMDLAVGGQALIEGVMMRSPQYMAMAVRTPDGRIVIRKKIFRSVMRKLKFLNVPVLRGGIHLIESMALGIDSLMFSAEQATSEDRVEDRKSSTWDTILMWGTIAFSFVLSLGLFFYLPIILTDLVVPEGEHSITWNAVDGLFRVIMFVLYLLIISKLPDMARVFEYHGAEHKSIHAFENGRSLDADGARPYTTLHPRCGTSFLFFVMLISIVVFSFLGRPETIADRLQRLAFVPIIGGLAYEAIKLSGKYAKAWFIQPAIAPGLLLQKITTSEPDDDQLSVAMAALRSVLTPEADDFRERVYYDMPAASGDPAAEADPDVRPEAGVGESA